From one Cyanobacterium stanieri PCC 7202 genomic stretch:
- a CDS encoding para-aminobenzoate synthase, subunit I (PFAM: Glutamine amidotransferase class-I; chorismate binding enzyme; Anthranilate synthase component I, N terminal region~TIGRFAM: aminodeoxychorismate synthase, fungal clade; glutamine amidotransferase of anthranilate synthase or aminodeoxychorismate synthase; aminodeoxychorismate synthase, component I, bacterial clade~COGs: COG0147 Anthranilate/para-aminobenzoate synthase component I~InterProIPR000991:IPR006805:IPR015890:IPR017926:IPR 006220:IPR011702:IPR001317:IPR006221:IPR005802~KEGG: npu:Npun_R3717 para-aminobenzoate synthase, subunit I~PFAM: Chorismate binding-like; glutamine amidotransferase class-I; Anthranilate synthase component I domain protein~SPTR: Glutamine amidotransferase of anthranilate synthase;~TIGRFAM: para-aminobenzoate synthase, subunit I; glutamine amidotransferase of anthranilate synthase), whose product MKSLIIDNFDSFTHNIYQLLAQVNQQYPTIVTNNQWSWEKIEAENFDNIIISPGPGNPSKKKDFGVCGEVLLRANIPILGICLGHQGLGYFYGSNITKAPEPMHGRVSNVYHYNDPLFEGIPSGFEAVRYHSLIINNLGVNLKAIAHTDDNLIMAIRHKYKPFWGVQFHPESICSQYGYNILKNFQQLTINYYKNNNKKYNFTTKKTILDNKKKPIKYKLYYHKIDTWQEPELIFKNLYNHSDNTFWLDSSMVAEGLSRFSFMGDTNSDESFRIKYTVSNNQICIAKKNHQEIINDIDLYDYLDSLLKIYYCHNDDLPFNFCGGFVGYFGYELKQLSGYENKHISSLPDCYLIKGDRTIAFDHQKREIYLLYVGQKGEENQAKEWLKNIEKKINNLSQLTIKKNNQNYINKELHFTRNKQEYLNNIDTCFEKIKQGESYEICLTNQINLPPIKNPLEYYCHLRKENPAPYSAFIRCDDATIICSSPERFLHLDKQGWLESKPIKGTLRRGTSEEEDWQLQQQLSLSEKEKAENLMIVDLLRNDLGKICEIGTVSVPKLMAIESYSTVHQMVSTVRGKLKQGVSPLDCLKYIFPGGSMTGAPKKRTLEIIDQLETEARGIYSGSIGFLSFNGTLDLNIVIRSAIVTKEKTTIGVGGAITALSDKDQEFEEIKLKAQALLKILNTGC is encoded by the coding sequence ATGAAAAGTTTAATAATTGATAATTTCGATTCTTTTACCCATAATATCTATCAATTATTAGCCCAAGTTAATCAACAATATCCTACTATTGTTACTAATAATCAATGGTCGTGGGAAAAGATTGAGGCGGAAAATTTTGATAATATAATTATTTCTCCTGGACCAGGTAATCCATCCAAAAAAAAAGATTTTGGGGTGTGTGGAGAGGTTTTATTACGAGCAAATATCCCTATTTTGGGTATTTGTTTAGGACATCAGGGATTAGGTTATTTTTATGGTTCAAACATTACTAAAGCTCCCGAACCAATGCACGGTAGAGTTAGTAATGTTTACCATTATAATGATCCTCTTTTTGAGGGGATTCCCTCTGGTTTTGAAGCGGTACGTTATCATTCTTTAATTATTAACAATTTAGGGGTTAATTTAAAGGCGATCGCCCATACGGATGATAATTTAATTATGGCTATTAGACATAAATATAAGCCTTTTTGGGGGGTACAATTTCACCCAGAATCTATTTGCTCTCAATATGGTTATAATATATTGAAAAATTTTCAACAATTAACTATTAATTATTACAAAAATAATAATAAAAAATATAATTTCACCACAAAAAAAACAATTTTAGATAATAAAAAAAAGCCAATTAAATATAAACTTTATTATCACAAAATTGATACTTGGCAAGAACCAGAATTAATTTTCAAGAACCTTTATAATCACTCTGATAATACTTTTTGGTTAGATAGTAGTATGGTGGCTGAAGGTTTATCCCGTTTTTCTTTTATGGGTGATACTAACAGTGATGAAAGTTTTAGGATTAAATATACAGTAAGTAATAATCAAATATGTATTGCAAAAAAAAATCATCAAGAGATAATTAATGATATTGATTTGTATGATTATTTAGATAGTTTACTAAAAATATATTATTGTCATAATGATGATTTACCTTTCAATTTTTGTGGAGGATTTGTAGGCTATTTTGGTTATGAGTTAAAACAGTTATCAGGATACGAGAATAAACATATTTCTTCTTTGCCCGATTGTTATTTAATTAAGGGCGATCGCACCATAGCCTTTGATCATCAAAAACGAGAAATTTATTTACTTTATGTAGGACAAAAAGGGGAAGAGAATCAAGCGAAAGAATGGTTAAAAAATATTGAAAAGAAGATAAATAATTTGTCACAACTGACCATTAAAAAAAATAACCAAAATTATATAAATAAAGAATTACACTTTACTAGAAACAAACAGGAATATCTTAATAATATTGATACCTGCTTTGAAAAAATTAAACAGGGAGAAAGCTATGAAATATGCTTAACAAATCAGATCAACCTACCCCCTATTAAAAATCCCTTAGAATATTATTGCCATCTACGTAAAGAAAATCCTGCCCCCTATAGTGCTTTCATACGATGTGATGATGCCACCATTATTTGCTCATCCCCAGAACGTTTTTTACACCTTGATAAACAAGGTTGGCTAGAGTCAAAACCCATCAAAGGTACCCTCAGAAGAGGCACAAGCGAGGAAGAAGATTGGCAATTACAACAACAATTGAGTCTGAGTGAAAAAGAAAAAGCTGAAAACTTGATGATTGTTGACCTATTACGCAATGACTTGGGCAAAATTTGCGAAATAGGTACTGTATCTGTACCCAAATTAATGGCGATCGAAAGTTATAGTACAGTACATCAAATGGTGTCCACCGTAAGAGGTAAATTAAAACAGGGAGTTAGTCCCCTAGATTGCCTTAAATATATTTTCCCCGGAGGCTCTATGACAGGCGCTCCGAAAAAACGTACCCTTGAAATAATTGACCAACTAGAAACCGAAGCCCGTGGCATCTATTCGGGTAGTATTGGTTTTTTGAGTTTTAATGGCACTTTGGATCTTAATATCGTCATTCGTAGTGCCATCGTTACCAAGGAAAAAACAACCATTGGGGTAGGAGGAGCAATTACCGCCCTCTCAGATAAAGATCAAGAGTTTGAGGAAATCAAGTTGAAAGCCCAAGCCCTTTTAAAGATTTTAAATACGGGGTGCTAA
- a CDS encoding transcriptional regulator, XRE family (PFAM: Histidine kinase-, DNA gyrase B-, and HSP90-like ATPase; Helix-turn-helix; DNA gyrase B; DNA gyrase B subunit, carboxyl terminus~TIGRFAM: intein N-terminal splicing region; intein C-terminal splicing region; DNA gyrase, B subunit~COGs: COG0187 Type IIA topoisomerase (DNA gyrase/topo II topoisomerase IV) B subunit~InterProIPR003594:IPR013506:IPR001387:IPR002288:IPR 006141:IPR004042:IPR000565:IPR001241:IPR006142:IPR003587:I PR003586:IPR018522:IPR011557~KEGG: cyc:PCC7424_3069 transcriptional regulator, XRE family~PFAM: DNA topoisomerase type IIA subunit B region 2 domain protein; ATP-binding region ATPase domain protein; helix-turn-helix domain protein; DNA gyrase subunit B domain protein~PRIAM: DNA topoisomerase (ATP-hydrolyzing)~SMART: DNA topoisomerase II; ATP-binding region ATPase domain protein; Hedgehog/intein hint domain protein; helix-turn-helix domain protein~SPTR: Transcriptional regulator, XRE family;~TIGRFAM: DNA gyrase, B subunit), whose amino-acid sequence MATEKQTSNYGAEQIQVLEGLEPVRKRPGMYIGTTGPRGLHHLVYEVVDNSIDEALAGHCSHIEIDINEDGSVSVTDDGRGIPTDVHPSTGKSALETVMTVLHAGGKFGGGGYKVSGGLHGVGISVVNALSEWVEVKVWRNGNLHTQRYERGIPVTELVPQPDNDHSTGTSISFMPDALIFTETTEFNYGTLSNRLRELAYLNAGVKITFCDRRLDSQREETYCYEGGIKEYVTYMTREKEVLHQDIIYVEGEKNGVQVEVAFQWCVDAYSDTILGFANNIRTVDGGTHLEGLKTVLTRTLNNVARKRNKIKDNEPNLAGENVREGLTAVISVKVPDPEFEGQTKTKLGNSEVRGIVDSLVGEVLNEYLEFNPHVADSIIEKAVQAFKAAEAARRARELVRRKSVLESSPLPGKLADCSSRDPAESEIFLVEGDSAGGSAKQGRDRRFQAILPLRGKILNIEKTDDAKIYKNNEIQSLITALGLGIKGDEFDASQLRYHHVVIMSVAGDESTLVMDDTGKTEFVKIGEFIDDCIEGRRTTERYQVMSFDPNTNLTRFRPLKAVIRHGHEEAMYQITTRYNRSVKVTSSHSVFVYENGEVKLKKGNEIREGDLLVASRRLPRPQTPITSIDLLKTFYQAGLTNSLYLEGEEVRQISAKRILAKLEKPDLYSEPRVMLTVEGWQELVKQRQAQNLTQKEVATLCGVKQPITISHWERGINRPTLPHFLNYVTAINGSENIVYETIPSKIDEWIDNSDDSKNARWREISNYKPVDYFTPSELAQIQEVKIVPQAHHDKAFERYLPVTKELVWFLGWYVAEGSLSQHQVSLSLGKKDEQFIPELTQAIERVFGEIPRCHYDKDSEAIKLYFHSVACARLLKAWGLAEKAHQKILPDLVFSLPEDLQYSFLEGYFLGDGTTVGKNISFVTNSHSLKEGLLYLFGQLGLIASHTVHQPQSNHKITTQHPYYSITICGKQQLEQCEMIWQRHQNHQQVRDYLAKPYRKELDFITISDDLMGLKVISNQEIDLVGDYVYDFSVEGDENFICGSGGLACHNTDADVDGAHIRTLLLTFFYRYQRELVEQGYIYIACPPLYKLERGKSHYYCYSDRELQQKIAEFPSNANYNIQRFKGLGEMMPQQLWDTTMNPETRMMKRVEIEDAAEADRIFTVLMGDRVAPRREFIETHGPRLNLTELDV is encoded by the coding sequence ATGGCTACCGAAAAACAAACCTCCAACTATGGAGCAGAGCAAATCCAAGTATTGGAGGGGTTAGAACCTGTTAGAAAGCGTCCGGGGATGTACATTGGTACTACAGGCCCCAGGGGACTACACCATCTAGTATATGAAGTGGTGGATAACTCCATTGATGAAGCCTTGGCAGGGCATTGTAGCCATATTGAAATAGATATTAATGAAGATGGTTCTGTAAGTGTAACCGATGATGGACGGGGTATTCCTACCGATGTTCACCCTAGCACGGGAAAATCTGCCCTCGAAACCGTTATGACGGTACTTCATGCAGGGGGTAAATTTGGGGGCGGTGGTTACAAAGTTTCTGGAGGTTTGCACGGGGTTGGTATTTCCGTGGTAAATGCCCTATCTGAGTGGGTAGAAGTGAAGGTATGGCGTAATGGTAATCTCCATACCCAACGTTATGAGAGGGGAATTCCCGTTACCGAATTAGTTCCTCAACCTGATAATGACCATTCTACGGGTACATCCATCAGCTTTATGCCTGATGCCCTCATTTTTACGGAAACCACAGAATTTAATTATGGCACTCTTTCCAATCGTCTTAGAGAATTGGCATATTTGAATGCGGGAGTTAAAATTACCTTTTGCGATCGCCGCTTAGACTCTCAACGAGAAGAAACCTACTGCTATGAAGGGGGTATCAAAGAATATGTTACCTACATGACAAGGGAAAAAGAAGTATTACACCAAGATATTATCTATGTAGAAGGAGAGAAAAACGGTGTACAAGTAGAAGTCGCCTTCCAATGGTGTGTCGATGCCTATAGCGATACTATTTTAGGTTTTGCCAACAACATCCGTACTGTAGATGGTGGTACCCATTTAGAAGGACTAAAAACCGTCCTTACCAGAACCTTAAATAACGTTGCCCGTAAACGCAACAAAATCAAAGATAATGAGCCTAATCTCGCAGGGGAAAACGTCAGAGAAGGTTTAACCGCCGTTATCTCCGTTAAAGTACCCGATCCAGAATTTGAAGGGCAAACCAAAACAAAACTAGGTAACTCCGAAGTCAGAGGTATTGTCGATTCCTTGGTGGGTGAGGTGTTAAACGAATACCTAGAATTTAATCCCCACGTAGCCGACAGCATCATTGAAAAAGCCGTCCAAGCCTTCAAAGCCGCCGAAGCCGCCCGTCGTGCCAGAGAATTAGTACGTCGTAAATCAGTTTTAGAATCTTCCCCCTTACCCGGTAAATTAGCAGATTGTAGTTCCCGTGATCCCGCCGAATCAGAAATTTTCCTCGTCGAAGGCGACAGTGCGGGTGGGAGTGCCAAGCAAGGGCGCGATCGCCGTTTTCAGGCAATATTACCCCTCCGAGGTAAAATCTTAAACATCGAAAAAACCGATGACGCTAAAATTTATAAAAATAACGAAATTCAATCACTCATTACCGCCCTTGGTTTAGGAATCAAAGGAGACGAATTTGATGCGAGTCAATTAAGGTATCATCACGTAGTAATTATGAGCGTGGCAGGAGACGAATCCACCCTTGTCATGGATGACACAGGCAAAACCGAATTTGTCAAAATAGGTGAATTTATTGATGATTGTATCGAAGGAAGACGCACCACAGAACGTTATCAGGTTATGTCCTTTGATCCCAATACTAATTTAACCCGTTTTCGTCCTCTAAAAGCCGTAATTCGTCATGGTCATGAAGAAGCCATGTATCAAATCACCACCCGCTATAATCGCTCAGTCAAAGTAACCTCCTCCCATAGCGTCTTTGTCTATGAAAACGGTGAAGTAAAACTCAAAAAAGGAAACGAAATCAGAGAAGGAGATTTATTAGTTGCCTCCCGTCGTTTACCTCGCCCCCAAACTCCCATCACTAGCATTGACTTACTCAAAACCTTCTATCAAGCAGGATTAACTAACTCTCTCTACCTAGAAGGAGAAGAAGTAAGACAAATTAGCGCTAAAAGGATACTGGCAAAATTAGAAAAACCAGACTTATATTCTGAGCCTAGAGTAATGCTAACCGTCGAAGGATGGCAGGAGTTAGTTAAACAACGTCAAGCCCAAAACCTAACCCAAAAAGAAGTCGCCACCCTTTGCGGAGTAAAACAACCCATAACCATCAGTCATTGGGAAAGAGGTATAAATCGTCCTACCCTTCCCCACTTTTTAAACTATGTTACTGCCATTAATGGTTCAGAGAACATTGTTTATGAAACCATCCCCAGCAAAATTGATGAGTGGATAGATAATAGTGATGATTCTAAAAATGCCCGTTGGCGGGAAATTAGTAATTATAAACCCGTTGATTATTTTACTCCCAGTGAATTAGCACAAATACAAGAGGTAAAAATTGTTCCTCAAGCTCATCATGATAAAGCCTTTGAGCGTTACTTACCAGTTACCAAAGAATTAGTCTGGTTTTTAGGTTGGTACGTAGCCGAAGGAAGTTTAAGTCAGCATCAAGTAAGCCTTAGTTTAGGTAAAAAAGATGAGCAATTTATTCCCGAATTAACTCAAGCCATTGAGCGAGTTTTTGGAGAAATTCCCCGTTGTCACTACGATAAAGATTCGGAAGCTATTAAACTTTATTTCCATAGTGTAGCTTGTGCAAGACTTTTGAAAGCATGGGGATTAGCAGAAAAAGCTCATCAAAAAATCTTGCCTGATTTAGTCTTCAGTTTACCAGAGGACTTACAGTATAGTTTCCTAGAAGGTTACTTCCTTGGAGATGGTACAACAGTAGGAAAAAATATCTCTTTTGTTACTAATTCTCATTCCCTCAAAGAAGGCTTACTATATCTTTTCGGGCAATTGGGTTTAATTGCTAGTCATACGGTACATCAACCCCAATCTAACCATAAAATAACCACCCAACATCCTTACTATAGTATTACCATTTGTGGTAAGCAACAGTTAGAACAATGTGAGATGATTTGGCAACGTCATCAAAATCATCAACAAGTCAGAGACTATTTAGCAAAACCCTATCGTAAAGAGTTAGATTTTATCACTATCAGTGATGATTTAATGGGTTTAAAAGTTATCTCTAATCAAGAGATTGATTTGGTGGGTGATTATGTTTATGATTTCTCTGTGGAAGGGGATGAAAACTTTATTTGTGGTAGTGGTGGTTTAGCCTGTCATAACACTGATGCTGATGTAGATGGCGCGCACATCAGAACCCTTTTACTGACTTTCTTCTACCGTTATCAAAGGGAATTGGTAGAGCAAGGATATATCTATATTGCTTGTCCTCCCCTTTATAAACTAGAACGAGGAAAAAGCCATTATTATTGTTATAGTGACAGGGAATTACAACAGAAAATAGCTGAGTTTCCCAGTAATGCTAACTATAATATCCAAAGATTTAAGGGTTTAGGAGAGATGATGCCCCAACAACTTTGGGATACTACTATGAATCCTGAAACCCGCATGATGAAAAGGGTTGAGATTGAAGATGCCGCAGAAGCCGATCGCATTTTTACCGTTTTAATGGGTGATAGAGTTGCCCCTAGACGGGAATTTATTGAAACCCACGGGCCAAGATTAAATCTTACTGAGTTAGACGTTTAA
- a CDS encoding glycosyl transferase group 1 (PFAM: Glycosyl transferases group 1~TIGRFAM: sugar transferase, PEP-CTERM/EpsH1 system associated~COGs: COG0438 Glycosyltransferase~InterPro IPR001296~KEGG: cyt:cce_3337 putative glycosyl transferase, group 1~PFAM: glycosyl transferase group 1~SPTR: Glycosyl transferase, group 1): MKILIISNTFPYPPTRGGTQVRTFNLIKYLKANHRLTMVTQIDEEIQPSEIEELKTYVDNLITFPRSKNNTQGGFIKRFAHFLITGTPPSVVANYNYQIQEWIDEAVKNKQFDAITCEHTVNEIYVKPQWQQQINTVVNIHSSVYRTCKNQLETGTAEKPRRDRIYLPLLYRYEKKYCQKFNQLVVTTADDAQSIKEVSGKSTITVIANGVDLDIFPFRKNTIDNHTLIITGGMDYFVNIDAACFFTNQVFPLIQAQYPDTTLMIVGSKPAPEVQNLAKHKGVIVTGRVPSMAEYLHKASVCVIPMRTGFGIKNKTLEAMAAGIPVVASDRGLEGLTVDNPLCALRANTIDEYVKQISKLFDNSDLRQKIAYNARKMIENHYTWKKAAMGYEKIITGK; this comes from the coding sequence ATGAAAATTTTAATAATATCTAACACCTTTCCCTATCCACCTACGAGGGGAGGAACTCAAGTAAGAACATTTAATCTAATTAAATATCTCAAAGCAAATCATCGCCTAACCATGGTGACTCAAATCGATGAAGAAATACAACCATCGGAAATTGAAGAATTAAAAACCTATGTAGATAACCTCATCACCTTTCCTCGCTCAAAAAACAACACTCAAGGGGGATTTATCAAACGTTTTGCCCATTTCCTCATCACAGGCACTCCCCCTAGTGTCGTCGCTAACTATAATTATCAGATCCAAGAATGGATAGACGAAGCCGTAAAAAATAAACAATTTGATGCCATCACTTGCGAACATACCGTTAACGAAATCTATGTAAAACCCCAATGGCAACAGCAAATAAACACCGTAGTAAATATCCATAGCTCAGTATATCGCACCTGTAAAAATCAACTGGAAACAGGTACAGCAGAAAAGCCTAGGCGCGATCGCATTTACCTCCCTTTACTATACCGTTACGAAAAAAAATATTGTCAAAAATTTAATCAATTAGTCGTCACCACTGCCGACGATGCCCAATCCATTAAAGAGGTTTCAGGCAAATCTACCATCACGGTTATTGCCAACGGCGTTGACTTAGATATATTTCCCTTCCGAAAAAATACCATCGATAATCACACCCTAATCATTACAGGCGGCATGGACTACTTTGTTAATATTGATGCAGCCTGTTTTTTTACCAATCAAGTTTTTCCACTAATTCAAGCCCAATACCCCGATACAACACTGATGATAGTCGGCTCAAAACCTGCCCCAGAAGTCCAAAACCTCGCCAAACACAAAGGAGTAATAGTAACTGGTAGAGTACCATCTATGGCAGAATATTTACACAAAGCCTCCGTATGTGTTATTCCCATGCGTACAGGATTTGGCATCAAAAACAAAACCCTCGAAGCCATGGCGGCAGGAATTCCTGTGGTAGCCAGTGATAGAGGTTTAGAAGGATTGACGGTGGATAACCCTCTTTGTGCCTTAAGGGCGAATACCATTGATGAATATGTTAAACAAATCAGTAAATTATTCGATAATAGTGATTTAAGACAAAAAATAGCGTATAATGCTCGTAAAATGATTGAAAATCATTACACTTGGAAAAAAGCCGCCATGGGCTATGAAAAAATTATCACTGGTAAATAA
- a CDS encoding glycosyl transferase family 2 (PFAM: Glycosyl transferase family 2~COGs: COG1215 Glycosyltransferase probably involved in cell wall biogenesis~InterPro IPR001173~KEGG: cyh:Cyan8802_3797 glycosyl transferase family 2~PFAM: glycosyl transferase family 2~SPTR: Glycosyl transferase, family 2), translated as MPKVSVCIPTYNRSDYLQYSVSSVLNQTYSDFELIICDDGSTDNTAEIVNNFKDNRIKYIRHKQNIGRSKNMRSGFENAMGEYFIKFDDDDALTPDFLSKTVAILDKNSNVDFVCSNHWVIDANNNRDEIATKENSDKWGKSKLKEGVIDDLIYQTFVLQSLQVGSSLFRYQALKEVDYMNPSADGCEDFDLLVRMAIAGKNGYFLPEFLMEYRFHGQQNSLKQNLHFLKAKKYCLETYSFGETDIEQIRARKLANINLSLGLRMIENNQNKKGRILIKEAEKILGKSSRSLIGKTLSYLPNQFNTFIFETVKKLKPKDYADKVRANN; from the coding sequence ATGCCTAAAGTTAGTGTTTGTATTCCCACCTACAATAGATCTGATTATTTACAGTATTCTGTTAGCAGTGTTTTAAATCAAACTTACTCAGATTTTGAACTAATTATATGTGATGATGGCTCAACAGATAACACTGCTGAAATAGTCAATAATTTTAAGGATAATCGAATTAAATATATTCGCCATAAACAAAATATTGGACGTAGTAAAAATATGCGTTCTGGTTTTGAAAATGCTATGGGAGAATACTTTATTAAGTTTGATGATGATGACGCTTTAACCCCTGATTTTTTAAGCAAAACCGTCGCAATTTTGGATAAAAACAGTAATGTTGATTTTGTTTGTAGCAATCATTGGGTTATCGATGCTAATAATAATAGAGATGAAATTGCCACCAAAGAAAACTCTGATAAATGGGGGAAAAGTAAATTAAAAGAAGGTGTAATTGACGATTTAATTTATCAAACTTTTGTTTTACAAAGTTTACAAGTTGGTTCTAGTTTATTTCGTTATCAAGCATTAAAAGAAGTAGATTATATGAATCCTTCAGCTGATGGTTGTGAAGATTTTGATCTTTTAGTAAGGATGGCGATAGCTGGAAAAAACGGTTATTTTTTACCAGAGTTTTTAATGGAATATCGTTTTCATGGACAACAAAATAGTTTAAAACAAAATTTACATTTTCTAAAAGCAAAAAAATATTGTTTGGAAACTTATAGTTTCGGAGAAACAGACATCGAGCAAATTAGAGCAAGAAAACTTGCAAATATCAATTTATCTTTGGGATTAAGAATGATTGAAAATAATCAAAATAAGAAAGGAAGAATTTTGATTAAAGAAGCGGAAAAAATATTAGGTAAATCTTCCCGTAGTTTGATTGGAAAAACTTTATCATATTTACCCAATCAATTTAATACATTTATCTTTGAAACGGTGAAAAAACTGAAACCAAAAGATTATGCCGATAAGGTGAGAGCTAATAATTAA
- a CDS encoding protein of unknown function DUF820 (PFAM: Protein of unknown function (DUF820)~COGs: COG4636 conserved hypothetical protein~InterPro IPR008538~KEGG: cyh:Cyan8802_2042 protein of unknown function DUF820~PFAM: protein of unknown function DUF820~SPTR: Putative uncharacterized protein): protein MNAYTINFDSIFTITDKQFYQLCTNNPELVLERNRKGELIIMSPTGGETGKKNAELIVEFGIWNRQKKLGYIFDSSTCFRLPMGSNRSPDVAYIKKERWDKLTEEEKIKFPPIAPDFVLELMSNTDSLKMLQEKMAEYMESGVKLGWLINPDKKEVEIYRQGKEKKILSNPNSLSGEEILPDFVLDLGLIWE, encoded by the coding sequence ATGAATGCCTATACCATTAACTTTGATTCTATCTTTACCATTACAGATAAACAGTTTTACCAATTGTGTACTAATAACCCAGAATTAGTGTTGGAGAGAAATAGAAAGGGAGAATTAATCATTATGTCGCCCACTGGAGGAGAAACTGGCAAGAAAAATGCTGAGTTAATTGTTGAGTTTGGTATATGGAATCGTCAAAAAAAACTAGGATATATCTTCGATTCCTCAACCTGTTTTCGATTACCCATGGGTAGTAATCGCTCCCCTGATGTGGCATATATCAAGAAGGAAAGATGGGATAAGTTAACCGAAGAAGAAAAGATTAAATTTCCACCCATCGCCCCTGATTTCGTACTAGAATTAATGAGTAATACCGACTCCCTGAAAATGCTTCAAGAAAAAATGGCAGAATACATGGAAAGTGGAGTGAAATTGGGTTGGTTAATTAACCCAGACAAAAAAGAAGTTGAAATATATCGTCAAGGAAAAGAAAAGAAAATTTTAAGTAATCCTAATAGTTTGTCGGGAGAAGAAATACTACCTGATTTTGTTTTGGATTTAGGTTTAATTTGGGAATAA